A segment of the Candidatus Nitrososphaera gargensis Ga9.2 genome:
CAATATTGCCTTTTGGAAAATCCCAGTGGCCTGCAGTGTAGTGCAAAAGCAGGTATTCCGGCTCCGCTGTGCCTTCCATGTAGAACATTACCGCGCCGGCGGACCGCTCGTCTACCAATAATTTGGAATTGAGCTGGTTATTTGTAAGTTTTTTGCAGGCTCACTCTTCGTCATCAGCTTCTTCTTTTTCTTCTGGCCGCTGCTCCTCTTCTTCTTGCTGCTGTAGCGTAGACGGCGCATAGTCGTGTACGTCGAGCCATTCTTCCTGCGTCATCCAGTATCTGCAAAACCACTTGTGCTGCTGTTGGTCATAGTCGCCGTGCTGTGGCATACCCTCTTGTTTGCAGGCACCTTTACATTAACATTAGTGTTTCAGAACTTCGCTTCCGCCCTTTTTGTTCCTGAAGTACTGGTAGAGGAACGTTGCGGCTACAAGCGACACTGCGAGCCCTATCAGTAGCGACGAGATCAGCGTGAACGGGCTTGTGCCCTCTGTGAGCACGGCCGTGAACTGAAGCACTGGTATGTAGAGCAGCGCCAGCACGGCCAGGCGGAGGATATCTGACATTGTCCTAGTGCTTCCCCTGAACCAGTTGCTGAGCAGGATGCCGCCGAGGATCGTGGCGATGCCTATCCACAGGAGCGTTATCGTCCCGGTTGCAAAGCTGCCTACGATGGTCCTGTTTGAGAGGATGTCGAGCGCGCTCATGTCCGGCCTGAGCATATCCATCGGTATGCTTGAGAGGCCGTTTGCAAAGGATGCCAGTATGATGAGGACGCCGGCTATGACAGAGAATATCTTGATGAAAGAAGTGGGCGTCAGCCTGCCAAACGAGCTCAGCGTCTTGTCGATGTCAAATGCTCTGACAATGAACGCGCCGCCGAGGATCGCCAATATGATGGCGGTGATCCACTTGCCGGCGTCGAAAATGACCGCCAGCGCGCCTGCTGCCAAAAGAACCCCGGGCACGCCAAGGAAGAACTTTGAATACTGCGAATCGTAAACGAGCATCTTTAGGTACCTGCCCAGCACTGCATACGAATACTCGACGCTTCTGCTGTGGCGAATTATGACGCGCTGGACCGAGATCACCGGCACTCTTGACTGGATTATGGGAAGAACTGTCTCGTCGTCCTCCCCGTCTGATACAATGACTGCGCCATCGGCATGGTATTTCTCGAGGATGCTTTTCACCTCAAGGCTGATCTTCTCATCAGCCTCGACGCCCCTGTTGAACTTGCCAGCCACTACCGCGACCTCGGCAGTATAACCCTTGCTCACAAGCTCCTCATATGTCTTGACTGCGCCAAAAATCGCGTTCGAGTCCGCGTCCTCTGGGTCCTCGATAGCGAGCCTCGTGCCGGCGTTGATACATGCATCGCGGCCAACGATCGGCGTTTCGATGCCGCCCTTTGAGCCAATGTCGTCATCCCTGTCTATACAGAGCACGAGAATCTTGCTGTGCGCAGCCTCTCTTGAGGGGCTTGTACTTTTGGCTCCCGCCGGGCTGCTTTTATCAAAATCAGAGTGCGGCATCTTGTTGGCTGTCAGTAGTTTACAGAATTGTTTACAGGTTAATTAATTTAATCAACTTTGATCTAGGGTTATTTGGTTTATTGAAATAATCTTTTAAAACAAGCATGCGTCTTGAAGTTACTGCTTAAAGTCGAGGCAGACTATGTAAAGCTCGCTGCTTTCCTGCCTGCTTGCAGAGGGCTTGCTTAGGAACACCCGGCCAAAGCTCTTCTTCAATTCGGCCCTGAACTCGTTTAGCATATCCCCCTCAAACACCTTGAACACGGCGCTTCCGCCGGCCCTCAAGATCTGCCGTGCAAAGCCCAGAGCGATTGTAGAGAGCGAGATCTGCCGGGCGTGGTCAACGTCCCACACGCCGCTCACGTTTGGCGCCAAGTCAGAGAGGACGACGTCGGCCTTGCCGCCATCAAGAATGCCGGCGATCTTTTCAAGCATGGCAGGGTCCTCGATGCTGCCCTCAAGCACCGTTGCACCTAGGACCGGCTCAACAGGCTTGAGGTCGATGCCGACGACCTTGCCCGCCTGTCCCACCTCTTTTGTAGCCACCTGCAGCCAGCCTCCGGGGGCGCAGCCCAGATCCACTACCTTGCTGCCCTTTTTGAGAATGCGGTAAGAACTGTTCAGCTGCAGTAATTTGTAGGCCGATCTTGCACGGTACCCTTGATCTTTTGCCAGCCGGCGATACTGGTCCCTGCGCGCATCAATAAGTCTCATTTTTTAGCAGGAGGCTTTGGCAGTTTCTGGTTTGAATTGTTGTTACTGCTGTCAAGAGAATTGATGAGCCAGTCTTCAATCAAATTGCAGCTCGTCGGGCTGTACGAGCCATCAAGAGAACACATGTGCTCGACAGGGCACGTCAAACAGGGCGCTTGTTCGATGCTCGTTGTGTCAACCGGCAGCTTGACCGCAAAAAGCTTGTAGGTCCACCGGCCGCTTTCAAGGATTTTTTCGCGCCTTATCAGCGAGCGCCTTTCAAGGCGGATGGCCACGCGAGAGCCGTCGCGGCTTGTCAGGTCAAGCTCCTTCCACAGCTCGGACTGTAGTATGCCATCCTTGCCGTTACTAATTATGGTGCGAAAAACTTTGCCTGTGAGATCTTCAATTTGAGCTTCATTTAATTTCAATCAGCATAACCCCAAAGTCAGTTATTACTAACTATCGATGAACCGATAAATAACCCTTTTTGAAGACAAGTTGACTAGAAGATTAATCAAAAGTAATGGCAGGATATCGCTAGCGATTTTAGATAGGGCTACTTGACTTTCTTCTTGTCTTTGGTGCCAAATATCTTGTCAAAGTAATCTGATTGCTCGGGTGCTGTCTCTGCTGCTTCGCCTTCCTTGACGTTTGCAAGCTTTTTGGCGGCTTTTTTCTTGTACTCGAGCTGCATCTGCCGGGCGATCTGGATCCTCTGCGCCTGCGGCGACCCTGCGCCGTGCATCGACTCTGTTAGGTATCCTACGGCGTTCCGGCCAAGCGTCATGTTTTCAATCAGCCTCAGGATCCTCATCCTGTTTTCTGTCGAGACTCCCTTCCTTCCCTTCAGGTATTTTTCAAGAAGAGGTCCCGTCTCTGGGCTGCGGAACTCTTTCTCTGACGGCATCGTGACCATGAGGCCGCCAGCAATGTCCTGCGCCATCCGGCCAATTTCGTACGGGAATCGAGTGACGCTGTGCTTGCAGACGTTTGCCAGCATGTCGTCGTTCTGCCAGTTGCCGGACGCAGTCTTGTGGGCCATGTACGAAGACGCGATCCCTGCGCCAAATATCGCTTCGTTCAGGTAGGTCATCTCGACCAGCTTGTCCTTGATGTGCGAAGCGTTTGCAACGCCGTTATAGTCGGCAATCGCCGCCGCCGCGCCTATCAAGACGTCGCCAAGGCCGGTCTTGCATACATAGCTGCGCCTGTGGTAGCATGTAAAGCGCTCTACCAGCATGGAGGCAAATTCGTATTCGCCATCCATGAATATCAGCTCGTTTGGAATGAACACGTCCTTGAAAATCACCATGGCCTCTTGGCCGGAATACATCACGTTGCCGGCGTCGATTTCGCCGCCCTCCATGCTCCTTGTGTCGCACGACTGCCTGCCATAGATGTAGGTTATGCCGGGCGCGTCGACAGGGATTGCGCCGACTATGGCATAGTCCTTATCCTCGGCCTTTAGCCTCATGGTTGGCATAACGATTATCCAATGCGAATTGATGCACCCTGTCTGGTGAGCCTTGGCGCCAGTGATGTAGACGCCCTTGCTGTCACGCTTTGTAATGTGTACAAACATGTCCGGGTCCTCCTGCTGGGACGGC
Coding sequences within it:
- a CDS encoding DUF373 family protein, translating into MPHSDFDKSSPAGAKSTSPSREAAHSKILVLCIDRDDDIGSKGGIETPIVGRDACINAGTRLAIEDPEDADSNAIFGAVKTYEELVSKGYTAEVAVVAGKFNRGVEADEKISLEVKSILEKYHADGAVIVSDGEDDETVLPIIQSRVPVISVQRVIIRHSRSVEYSYAVLGRYLKMLVYDSQYSKFFLGVPGVLLAAGALAVIFDAGKWITAIILAILGGAFIVRAFDIDKTLSSFGRLTPTSFIKIFSVIAGVLIILASFANGLSSIPMDMLRPDMSALDILSNRTIVGSFATGTITLLWIGIATILGGILLSNWFRGSTRTMSDILRLAVLALLYIPVLQFTAVLTEGTSPFTLISSLLIGLAVSLVAATFLYQYFRNKKGGSEVLKH
- a CDS encoding RlmE family RNA methyltransferase; the protein is MRLIDARRDQYRRLAKDQGYRARSAYKLLQLNSSYRILKKGSKVVDLGCAPGGWLQVATKEVGQAGKVVGIDLKPVEPVLGATVLEGSIEDPAMLEKIAGILDGGKADVVLSDLAPNVSGVWDVDHARQISLSTIALGFARQILRAGGSAVFKVFEGDMLNEFRAELKKSFGRVFLSKPSASRQESSELYIVCLDFKQ
- a CDS encoding helix-turn-helix transcriptional regulator, whose protein sequence is MKLNEAQIEDLTGKVFRTIISNGKDGILQSELWKELDLTSRDGSRVAIRLERRSLIRREKILESGRWTYKLFAVKLPVDTTSIEQAPCLTCPVEHMCSLDGSYSPTSCNLIEDWLINSLDSSNNNSNQKLPKPPAKK
- a CDS encoding 4-hydroxyphenylacetate 3-hydroxylase family protein; the protein is MPIKNGAEYIQSLRGRKLKVYLFGELVKEPVDHPMIRPSINAVAETYDLAVEEPELASAKSSLSGIQVNRFLHIAESAQDLVNQNRMQRKLGQLTGTCFQRCVGMDALNSLYSTTFEIDQKHGTQYHKRLIEFIKMVQRENLVIGGAMTDVKGDRSLSPSQQEDPDMFVHITKRDSKGVYITGAKAHQTGCINSHWIIVMPTMRLKAEDKDYAIVGAIPVDAPGITYIYGRQSCDTRSMEGGEIDAGNVMYSGQEAMVIFKDVFIPNELIFMDGEYEFASMLVERFTCYHRRSYVCKTGLGDVLIGAAAAIADYNGVANASHIKDKLVEMTYLNEAIFGAGIASSYMAHKTASGNWQNDDMLANVCKHSVTRFPYEIGRMAQDIAGGLMVTMPSEKEFRSPETGPLLEKYLKGRKGVSTENRMRILRLIENMTLGRNAVGYLTESMHGAGSPQAQRIQIARQMQLEYKKKAAKKLANVKEGEAAETAPEQSDYFDKIFGTKDKKKVK